The Flavobacterium sp. HJ-32-4 genome contains a region encoding:
- a CDS encoding BatA domain-containing protein yields the protein MHFKHPEILYFLFLLLIPILVHLFQLRRFRKEYFTNVRFLQQLSVQTRKSSQLKKWLLLATRCLLLAAVVFAFAQPFFEAKEKNTSTNELFILLDNSYSMQAKGQKGELMRRAVEDLLAHTPEDQSFSLLTNTDDYWNTDIRSIRRDLQQLHYSALPFSLEAMMARVKAHHSPYKKDILVITDGHGITKRDLESIDKNANTYFIVPEAEQKSNVSVDSVYVTQVLDNFYEIEVALSAQGTIEHDIPISLFDNGSLVAKTLVRKELSEKTLRFNIPKKDFNGFVEIEDKGLVYDNALYFAITQPKRTAVMSLGDDAKAGFLKRIYTEDEFDYANVPVGALDYNRIENQDAIILNEPRELPQALQTTLKDFVSRGGNLVVIPAADANLANLNTFLSQFGSVKLNAPVQGKKRITKIAFNHPLYQTVFEKKIENFQYPEVTSAYPITTAAPAALSFDDQTPFLVALPAEVSSVYVFASPLDKTAGNFQNAPLIVPTFYNMAQNGGHAGVTALTIGDDRPFIAEAELGKDDIINVKNKREDFIPVQQILNTKVRLTFGAYPQEAGNFGVFSKGTLLRNIGFNYPRTEGDLTTDGAALLDGQIMADDAQSLFDRLRTDRTDNEIWKWFVALGLLFLLTEVCIQKFVS from the coding sequence GTGCATTTCAAACATCCTGAGATACTTTACTTTCTTTTCCTGCTGCTCATCCCCATCCTGGTGCACCTCTTCCAGTTGCGCCGGTTTCGAAAAGAATATTTCACGAATGTGCGCTTTTTACAACAACTGTCGGTACAAACCCGGAAGAGTTCGCAACTAAAGAAATGGCTGTTGCTGGCGACCCGCTGTCTGTTGTTGGCGGCTGTGGTCTTCGCCTTTGCCCAACCGTTTTTTGAGGCGAAGGAAAAGAACACCAGCACAAACGAGCTGTTCATCCTCCTCGATAATTCGTATTCGATGCAGGCCAAAGGGCAAAAAGGCGAACTGATGCGCCGCGCTGTCGAAGACCTACTGGCCCACACGCCCGAAGACCAGTCGTTTTCGCTGCTGACCAACACAGACGACTATTGGAATACCGACATCCGTTCGATCCGCCGCGACCTGCAGCAACTGCACTACTCGGCCCTGCCGTTCAGCCTTGAGGCGATGATGGCGCGGGTAAAAGCGCACCACAGTCCGTATAAGAAAGACATCCTCGTCATCACCGACGGCCACGGCATCACCAAGCGTGATCTTGAAAGTATTGACAAGAACGCGAATACATATTTCATCGTGCCGGAGGCGGAGCAAAAAAGCAATGTATCGGTCGACAGCGTCTACGTCACGCAGGTGCTCGACAACTTCTACGAGATTGAAGTGGCGTTGTCGGCGCAGGGCACGATCGAACACGACATCCCGATCTCGCTTTTCGATAACGGCAGCCTGGTAGCGAAAACGCTGGTGCGGAAGGAACTGTCGGAGAAGACGCTGCGGTTCAACATCCCAAAAAAAGACTTCAACGGTTTTGTGGAAATCGAAGACAAAGGACTCGTTTACGACAACGCGTTGTATTTCGCCATCACCCAACCCAAACGGACGGCGGTGATGAGCCTCGGCGACGACGCCAAAGCGGGCTTCCTGAAACGTATTTATACGGAAGATGAATTCGATTACGCGAACGTACCGGTCGGCGCGCTCGACTACAATCGCATCGAAAACCAGGACGCCATCATCCTGAACGAACCACGGGAGTTGCCACAGGCGTTGCAAACCACCTTAAAGGACTTCGTTTCACGGGGCGGGAACCTGGTGGTGATTCCGGCGGCGGATGCGAACCTTGCGAACCTCAATACCTTCCTGTCACAATTCGGATCGGTCAAGTTGAATGCGCCGGTGCAGGGTAAGAAACGGATTACGAAGATTGCGTTCAACCACCCGTTGTACCAGACGGTGTTTGAAAAGAAGATCGAGAACTTCCAATATCCAGAGGTGACGAGTGCCTACCCGATTACGACAGCAGCCCCGGCGGCTCTGAGTTTTGACGACCAGACGCCGTTCCTGGTGGCGTTGCCTGCGGAGGTGTCGTCGGTGTATGTGTTCGCCTCGCCCCTTGACAAAACAGCGGGCAACTTCCAGAATGCACCACTCATCGTCCCTACCTTTTATAATATGGCCCAGAACGGCGGGCATGCGGGTGTAACGGCGCTTACGATCGGCGACGACCGTCCGTTTATAGCGGAAGCGGAATTGGGGAAAGACGATATCATAAATGTGAAGAACAAGCGCGAGGATTTCATTCCCGTGCAACAGATACTGAATACGAAAGTACGGCTGACCTTCGGTGCGTATCCGCAGGAAGCCGGGAACTTTGGGGTTTTCAGTAAAGGGACGCTGTTGCGTAACATCGGCTTCAACTACCCCCGCACGGAAGGGGACCTCACCACGGATGGCGCTGCATTACTTGATGGCCAGATCATGGCCGACGATGCCCAGTCGCTGTTCGACCGCCTGCGTACCGACCGCACCGACAATGAAATCTGGAAATGGTTTGTCGCGCTCGGCCTGCTTTTTCTCCTCACGGAAGTGTGTATCCAAAAATTTGTATCATGA
- a CDS encoding lactonase family protein, with translation MKRRIFFALFAAVSTLTASAQKITLLVGTYTNECNSNGIYAYDYYTTSGTAVERSSTQGVVNPSFLTYDPAGFVYAVNENGADSKASAFTFDKSTAAFRFLGSQPTNGADPCYILADDKNVITANYSGGSLTVFRRNPDGSLSAPAQVIPHRGRGTNPQRQEKSHIHQVQFTPDRKYVVVNDLGTDQIYLYRYYPVAEKGILMLQEAIPVKPGSGPRHLAFSPKGEFAYLLQELDGTITTFSYRNGVFKRLREDSVVPTGFTGQIGAADIHVSPDGRYLYATNRGSANDISIYALGPDGLPQFRKRIPTKGEGPRNFAFDPSGNFLLVANQKTSNITVFKVDRISGDLTDTGNTIKVCSPVCLVFVP, from the coding sequence ATGAAACGACGTATCTTCTTCGCCCTTTTTGCCGCTGTTTCCACCCTGACAGCCTCCGCCCAGAAAATCACCCTCCTGGTAGGCACCTATACCAACGAATGCAACAGCAACGGTATCTATGCATATGACTATTATACCACCAGCGGCACGGCCGTAGAGCGCTCGTCGACACAAGGCGTGGTGAACCCGAGTTTCCTCACGTATGATCCCGCCGGTTTCGTGTATGCTGTCAACGAAAACGGCGCCGACAGCAAGGCCAGCGCCTTCACGTTTGACAAGTCGACGGCGGCTTTTCGTTTCCTGGGGAGCCAGCCCACCAACGGAGCCGATCCGTGTTATATCCTGGCCGACGACAAAAACGTCATCACAGCCAATTACTCCGGCGGCAGCCTTACCGTCTTCCGTCGCAATCCTGATGGGAGTTTGTCGGCACCGGCACAGGTGATCCCGCACCGTGGTCGTGGCACCAACCCGCAGCGTCAGGAAAAGTCGCACATCCACCAGGTGCAGTTCACACCCGATCGCAAATATGTAGTGGTGAACGACCTCGGCACCGACCAGATCTATCTCTATCGTTATTATCCTGTGGCCGAAAAAGGCATCCTAATGCTGCAGGAAGCGATTCCGGTGAAACCCGGTTCCGGCCCGCGGCACCTGGCGTTCAGTCCGAAAGGCGAATTCGCCTATTTGCTACAGGAACTCGACGGCACCATCACCACGTTTAGCTATCGTAACGGCGTATTCAAACGCCTGCGTGAAGATTCAGTAGTTCCGACTGGATTTACCGGGCAGATTGGCGCGGCTGACATCCATGTGTCGCCAGACGGACGTTACCTTTATGCCACCAACCGCGGTTCGGCGAACGATATTTCGATTTATGCATTGGGACCCGACGGACTGCCGCAGTTCCGGAAACGGATTCCCACCAAAGGGGAAGGACCGCGCAACTTTGCGTTTGACCCGAGTGGGAACTTCCTGTTGGTCGCCAACCAAAAAACAAGCAACATCACCGTGTTCAAGGTCGACCGCATTTCAGGCGACCTGACCGACACCGGCAACACCATCAAGGTCTGCTCACCGGTGTGTTTGGTGTTCGTGCCGTAA
- a CDS encoding DEAD/DEAH box helicase — protein sequence MSFESFALPKSLQKAVDELGLSQPTPIQERAFPVVMSGRDVMGIAQTGTGKTFAYLLPLLKQYRFTPTHTPKIVILVPTRELVVQVADEAAKLAKYMSVRILGIYGGVNINTQKTAVYEGVDLLVGTPGRVMDLALDNVIRFDETAKLVIDEFDEMLNLGFRPQLTSILTMMRPKRQNILFSATMTEEVDEMLDEYFDFPEEVSLAPSGTPLESIRQVMYAVPNFNTKIALLAHLLETEPDMTRLLVFLNNKRIADLLHERLEEQFPGQFGLIHSNKSQNYRLNTMADFRNGDIRGIITTDVMSRGLDIPAITHVLNFDIPETPELYIHRIGRTGRAQAEGVAISFFTPKEEEAKIEAEMLMDKEIPTTPLPEAVEVSDKLMPFEKERQKIKNLSKKARSEDSGTAFHEKATHNKKVNLGGPGKTKKKTGSVNRGLLKARAAKKKKK from the coding sequence ATGTCCTTCGAATCGTTTGCCCTTCCCAAGTCGCTGCAGAAAGCCGTTGATGAACTCGGACTTTCCCAACCCACTCCCATACAGGAGCGCGCGTTTCCGGTAGTTATGTCGGGGCGCGACGTCATGGGCATCGCCCAAACCGGCACCGGAAAAACCTTTGCCTATCTGTTGCCCCTTCTCAAGCAATACCGCTTCACGCCCACCCATACGCCCAAGATCGTCATCCTGGTACCCACCCGCGAACTCGTGGTGCAGGTGGCCGACGAAGCCGCCAAACTGGCGAAGTATATGTCGGTGCGCATCCTCGGCATCTACGGAGGCGTGAACATCAACACCCAGAAAACCGCGGTCTACGAAGGCGTTGACCTATTGGTCGGCACCCCCGGCCGCGTCATGGACCTCGCCCTTGACAACGTCATCCGCTTTGACGAAACGGCCAAGCTGGTCATAGACGAGTTCGACGAAATGCTCAACCTGGGCTTCCGTCCGCAACTGACGTCGATCCTGACGATGATGCGTCCAAAACGACAGAACATCCTCTTCTCGGCCACCATGACTGAAGAAGTCGACGAGATGCTCGACGAGTACTTCGATTTCCCAGAAGAAGTCAGCCTCGCGCCTTCGGGCACGCCCCTTGAAAGCATCCGGCAGGTGATGTATGCCGTGCCGAACTTCAATACCAAAATCGCCCTGCTCGCGCATCTGCTCGAAACCGAACCGGATATGACGCGCCTGCTGGTCTTCCTCAACAACAAACGCATCGCCGATTTGCTGCACGAACGGCTGGAGGAACAGTTCCCCGGACAATTCGGCCTGATCCACTCGAATAAATCGCAGAACTACCGCCTGAACACCATGGCGGATTTCCGAAACGGCGACATCCGGGGCATCATCACCACCGACGTGATGTCGCGCGGACTCGATATTCCGGCCATTACCCACGTACTCAACTTCGACATCCCCGAAACACCCGAGCTGTATATCCACCGCATCGGCCGTACGGGGCGTGCGCAGGCGGAAGGTGTGGCGATCTCGTTCTTTACCCCTAAGGAAGAAGAAGCGAAGATCGAGGCGGAAATGCTGATGGACAAAGAAATCCCAACGACCCCGCTACCGGAGGCCGTGGAAGTATCCGACAAGCTGATGCCGTTTGAAAAGGAGCGGCAGAAAATCAAGAATTTGTCGAAGAAGGCACGTTCGGAAGACAGCGGGACGGCCTTCCACGAAAAAGCCACCCACAACAAAAAGGTGAACCTGGGCGGACCGGGCAAAACCAAGAAAAAAACCGGATCGGTCAACCGCGGACTACTGAAAGCCCGGGCGGCGAAAAAGAAGAAAAAATAA
- a CDS encoding tol-pal system YbgF family protein translates to MKGLLFTLFAVYLYPSLVKAQCDDKLLFEKASALIDSFYLVYNDHYGELNPETTKVFEVGLSGQAMDYLKDILDDTNSEYYTRALFLKGEIEYNLDKETALTDLENVLLRNDATTREISYSCLYLTYVYLKKNEYKKALSYLERHAAYPGPIGCGNEIEGWKARIELLRKRCKEGIGN, encoded by the coding sequence ATGAAAGGTTTACTATTTACACTGTTTGCGGTTTACTTGTACCCATCGCTTGTCAAGGCACAGTGCGACGACAAATTGCTGTTCGAAAAAGCGTCTGCGTTGATCGACTCTTTTTACCTCGTTTATAATGACCACTACGGCGAGTTAAATCCGGAAACCACCAAGGTTTTTGAAGTAGGTTTGTCTGGCCAGGCGATGGATTATCTGAAAGATATCCTCGATGACACTAACTCTGAGTATTACACAAGAGCCCTTTTTCTTAAAGGGGAGATTGAGTATAACCTCGATAAGGAAACCGCGCTGACCGATCTTGAGAATGTCTTGCTTAGGAACGATGCAACAACGCGGGAAATCTCCTATTCCTGCCTTTATCTTACGTATGTCTACCTTAAAAAAAACGAGTATAAAAAAGCCTTGAGTTATTTGGAACGGCATGCGGCATACCCAGGCCCTATAGGTTGTGGAAATGAAATTGAGGGTTGGAAAGCCCGAATCGAACTTTTAAGGAAACGCTGTAAGGAGGGAATTGGAAATTGA
- a CDS encoding AbiH family protein, which translates to MQKLVILQRKRIAKNKELSSLARTSRTSAERKQLKINMNKLVIVGNGFDLAHDLPTSYKHFINNFWKSLKDNYKDKVCSRIVEIDSAYNGFLQYGQTTTESYTDFVKNMIAYAEDNGGSFNVERQILNSPGGPFNTREIFKFNNFLFKIITIESVENWVDIENIYYEILKSIVKKDAPKVYDYPRSIERLNQEFEDVKILLERYIRVEIINKHDFSKEPINLDNILRYFRIDPLYLDVHKEHGIFNEFNSADHDDLRKLDKRVVELFLDNSIPIGADVDWPQTLFLDFNYTFTGSAYASFINSRNEREYGTARHIQIHGRINSNENKVNFGFGDEMDDDYKGIENTGNNAYLKYIKSFQYLHTSNYRKLLNWIESNKFQVYIFGHSCGLSDRTLLNAIFENQNCRSIKIFYHEPENGKDNYTELTQNISRHFNKKALMRTKIVDKTSCVKLDQSVRFREKK; encoded by the coding sequence ATGCAGAAGTTAGTGATTTTGCAACGCAAGCGCATCGCGAAAAATAAAGAATTGTCTAGTTTAGCAAGAACGTCACGTACTAGCGCGGAGAGAAAACAACTCAAAATCAACATGAATAAACTAGTTATAGTCGGCAACGGGTTTGATTTGGCCCACGATCTTCCCACTTCATACAAACATTTTATAAATAACTTCTGGAAATCTTTAAAGGACAATTACAAGGATAAAGTTTGTTCTCGAATTGTGGAGATCGACTCTGCATACAACGGTTTCTTGCAATACGGACAAACCACCACCGAATCTTACACAGACTTTGTAAAGAATATGATAGCGTATGCTGAGGATAATGGGGGTAGTTTTAATGTGGAAAGACAAATTCTCAATTCACCCGGCGGGCCTTTTAATACGCGAGAAATCTTCAAATTCAATAATTTTCTTTTCAAGATTATAACAATAGAATCCGTTGAAAACTGGGTGGATATCGAAAACATTTACTATGAGATATTAAAAAGTATTGTCAAAAAGGACGCGCCCAAAGTTTATGATTATCCGCGTTCGATCGAAAGACTCAATCAAGAGTTTGAAGACGTAAAAATTCTTTTAGAGAGGTATATTAGAGTAGAGATAATTAACAAACATGATTTTAGTAAAGAACCTATCAATCTGGACAATATCCTTAGGTATTTTAGAATTGACCCTCTGTATTTGGACGTTCATAAAGAGCACGGAATTTTCAATGAATTCAACAGTGCTGACCATGACGACCTGAGGAAGTTGGACAAGAGAGTTGTTGAGTTATTTTTGGATAATTCTATACCCATCGGAGCGGACGTTGACTGGCCACAGACGCTATTTTTAGACTTCAATTACACTTTTACAGGTTCTGCTTACGCATCATTTATAAACTCCCGAAATGAAAGGGAATATGGTACCGCCCGTCATATCCAAATTCACGGAAGAATCAATTCTAACGAAAATAAAGTCAATTTTGGTTTCGGAGACGAAATGGACGACGATTATAAGGGAATCGAAAACACTGGAAATAATGCTTATCTAAAATACATAAAATCTTTCCAGTATCTCCACACTTCCAATTATCGAAAGCTGCTAAATTGGATTGAAAGCAATAAATTTCAAGTGTATATTTTCGGGCACTCCTGTGGATTATCAGACAGAACGTTGCTTAACGCTATATTCGAAAACCAAAATTGCCGCTCGATCAAAATTTTCTACCACGAGCCTGAGAATGGCAAAGACAACTACACTGAATTGACGCAAAATATTTCTCGTCATTTCAACAAAAAAGCCTTAATGAGAACAAAAATTGTCGACAAAACGTCATGCGTGAAATTAGATCAAAGCGTCCGATTTAGAGAGAAAAAATAA